A single genomic interval of Daucus carota subsp. sativus chromosome 1, DH1 v3.0, whole genome shotgun sequence harbors:
- the LOC108213785 gene encoding transcriptional repressor tup11, which yields MPSFDATEEVYFESVDYLSSEESVVEREDLGYLELGYEVWMSEPQSVNERRGNFIKEMGLRELSSSPESGSDRMRDCGGAVSSSCALSFRSVEDIMACIERDWSSGGNCMVDELDQSQMDSCLASDRENVEVSVSAEQVGHRAPENHLCENEDFPVDQKRARSLWKSFKSKFKRNLGSDVKSVTERPKSSRLKVQKNNKKCREMSAVYVGQKFHAHEGLIWTMKFSPDGQYLASGGEDGVVRIWRITTTCTSCKKLGIECDDQERYGKSGSGLKKLNHTSVFIPDTNFQMEELPVQELHGHTSDILDLAWSNSNHLLSSSKDKTVRLWKLGHDKCLGVFNHKNYVTCTQFNPVDENYFISGSIDGKVRIWGVHEKRVVDWADVRDVITAICYHPNGKHFAVGSLSGTCRFYDASGNDLLVAAEFQVQGKKRCSGNRITGIQFTEEDSQKVMITSEDSKIRVFDGIDIIHKYRGLSKSGSQMSASFTSSGKHIISVGEDSHIYVWNYDDEGVTTKHPRSVRSCEHFFCEGVSVAVPWSNREINQKASDCHEYSMPKQDIQDSTIGIRDSERFSLANWFFMDGSFRGTATWPEERLPLWELPALKQNHELFDNDQPYQQPNHHNISHDTWGLVIVTAGSDGMIRTFHNYGMPVKN from the exons ATGCCGAGTTTTGATGCGACAGAAGAGGTTTATTTTGAGAGTGTAGATTATTTGTCTTCTGAAGAGTCCGTTGTCGAGAGAGAAGATTTGGGTTATCTAGAATTAGGGTATGAGGTTTGGATGTCTGAGCCTCAAAGTGTGAATGAGCGACGCGGAAATTTCATTAAGGAGATGGGATTGCGTGAATTGTCTAGTTCACCTGAATCGGGATCAGATAGGATGAGAGACTGTGGTGGGGCTGTTTCAAGTTCTTGTGCATTGTCATTTCGTAGTGTAGAAGATATCATGGCTTGTATTGAGAGGGACTGGAGCAGTGGAGGCAATTGTATGGTTGATGAATTAGACCAATCTCAAATGGATTCTTGCCTTGCTTCAGACAGGGAAAATGTTGAAGTTTCTGTCTCGGCTGAACAAGTTGGACACAGAGCACCTGAAAATCACTTATGTGAAAATGAGGATTTTCCTGTAGACCAGAAAAGAGCAAGAAGTTTATGGAAGAGCTTCAAGAGCAAGTTTAAAAGAAATCTTGGGTCAGATGTGAAATCTGTTACAGAAAGGCCAAAATCAAGTAGGTTAAAGGTGCAGAAAAATAATAAGAAGTGCCGGGAGATGAGTGCGGTGTATGTTGGACAAAAATTCCATGCACATGAAGGCCTTATCTGGACAATGAAATTTAGTCCAGATGGCCAGTATCTGGCTAGTGGCGGTGAAGATGGGGTAGTTCGCATTTGGCGTATTACAACGACCTGCACCTCTTGTAAAAAACTGGGTATTGAATGTGATGACCAGGAGAGGTATGGGAAATCTGGTTCTGGATTAAAGAAGTTGAATCATACTTCAGTCTTTATTCCAGATACAAATTTCCAGATGGAGGAATTGCCAGTGCAAGAGTTACATGGTCATACCAGCGATATCTTGGATCTGGCTTGGTCCAATTCTAAC CATCTTCTTTCCTCATCGAAGGATAAAACTGTTCGATTGTGGAAACTGGGACATGATAAATGTCTTGGGGTTTTTAATCACAAGAACTATG TGACATGCACTCAATTCAACCCTGTTGATGAGAATTACTTTATTAGTGGATCAATTGATGGGAAAGTTCGAATTTGGGGAGTCCATGAGAAGCGAGTAGTTGATTGGGCTGATGTACGAGATGTAATTACTGCCATATGCTACCATCCAAATGGAAAG CATTTTGCAGTTGGTTCCCTCTCTGGCACTTGCCGTTTCTATGATGCATCAG GCAATGATCTCCTAGTCGCCGCTGAATTTCAAGTGCAAGGTAAAAAGAGATGCTCGGGCAATAGAATCACCGGCATTCAG TTCACAGAGGAAGACTCCCAAAAGGTTATGATAACATCTGAGGACTCCAAAATCCGCGTTTTTGATGGGATTGACATCATCCATAAATACAGAG GCCTTTCAAAATCTGGAAGTCAGATGTCGGCTTCATTTACATCATCCGGGAAACACATAATATCAGTTGGGGAGGACTCCCATATTTATGTCTGGAACTATGATGATGAGGGTGTCACTACAAAACACCCCAGATCTGTACGTTCTTGCGAGCATTTCTTCTGCGAAGGCGTGTCTGTTGCAGTTCCATGGTCCAACAGAGAAATCAATCAAAAGGCTAGTGATTGTCATGAATATTCCATGCCAAAACAGGATATCCAAGATTCTACTATAGGCATTCGAGATTCAGAACGATTCTCATTAGCAAACTGGTTCTTCATGGATGGATCATTTAGGGGTACTGCCACATGGCCCGAGGAACGACTCCCTCTGTGGGAATTACCAGCACTGAAGCAAAATCATGAGCTATTCGACAATGATCAGCCATATCAGCAGCCAAACCATCACAATATTAGCCACGATACATGGGGCTTAGTGATTGTAACAGCTGGTTCGGATGGCATGATCAGAACATTCCACAATTATGGAATGCCTGTGAAAAATTAG